The sequence ATAGAACCTTGGTAGAGCCATATGGAATGATTCGTAGAATTCCAGACCAAACTAAGCATTTGAATAGGATTATTGGTTTTAGTGATATGGACTGCATACTAAATCTTCGAATGGACCGGAATACATTTGGCCGACTGAGCAATTTATTGAGGGTTCTAGGGGGTCTCACCGACAGTAGGTTTGTGACCGTGGAGGAACATGTCGCGATGTTTCTTTCTGTCCTCGCACATCATAAAAAGAATAGAGTCGTTAAATTTGACTTTTGGAGGTCCGGTCAAACGGTTTCACATTACATACATGTCGTGTTAAAGGCAATTCTAAGGCTGCATGTTATTTTGATGGTCAAACCGACCCCAGTGGCTGATGATTCAACTGATGGAAGATGGAAATGGTTCAAGGTACATTACAACTTCAAATAAATGATTTATACTGAATCTGTCCTGATTGTTGCTGATTAATGCTTTCCTCTTGTATCGTTTGTTGTTATAGGGTTGTCTAGGTGCATTGGACGGAACGTATATCAACGTGATGGTGTCAAACACCGATAAACCGAGATACAGAACTCGAAAAGGGCAAATTTCAACTAATGTCCTAGCCATCTGTGACCAACACATGAAGTTTGTATATGTCTTGCCCGGGTGGGAGGGTTCTGCAGCTGATTCTCGGATTCTTCGTGATGCTGTTAGCCGAGTTAATGGGCTGAAAGTGCCGAGGGGTATGCATTAGTTGCTTAGAATATGACCTTATTAGCTTTTATCTGCAATGAATTAGTATATATCCATATCTGAACTCCATGTTTTATTGAAATAATGTAGGTTCGTATTATTTGTGCGATAATGGATACGCCAACTCTGAAGGTTTCCTAACACCATACAAAGGTGTTAGGTACCACCTTAAGGAATGGGGACCTAATGTTGTTCGTCCACAAAATAGGGAGGAATTGTTCAATCTTCGTCATTCTCGTGCACGTAATGTGATAGAACGTGCTTTTGGGATAATGAAGATGAGGTGGGGGGTTTTACGTAGCACCACCTATTACCCTATTAAGGTTCAGGTCAGACTCATAATGGCATGTTTTGTAATAAACAACTTCATAAGATCAGAAATGGCAGTTGATCCAATCGAGCAAGCCTTCGACAATTTGCCCAATGAAAACGAATTCTTAGATGGTGATCACAGTGAACACATTGATACCATTGAACCTAGTGCTGAATGGACAGTACATAGGGATGCTATTGCACAGAGTATGTGGCAGGAATATATATTGCAACACTGAGGTCTGCGATGCATTGATATTTTTTGTTCGTTTATATGTTTATATACATCTTCTCATTTCTGATTTCAACTAGTTCTTCTAGAATGTGAGCTTTCTGCCATAATTGCTTCAGAATCTCACTCATCTGATGTATTTGTTTGCCTTGTTATTAATGAATACATTATACTGATTAATGTTGGGATTTATTTTGTAGCTGGGATGGAAGCATGTGGTCAGAGGAGGTACCAAAATCCCGAGTGCCGCGAGACAAATATACTCACGGCCGTTGACGAAGTTTGGGAGCGAATCTTCAAGGTTAGTATACACGTTTGAGCTCACAAAGTTTTAATGCTTTATCATGTCTTCTCATTACATGTTATTCTTCATTCCAACGACAAGGCAAATCACCTCGCAAAGGCTTACTACCACCAAGGGGAGCCGGAGTACTACAAGATGTGTGCAGTGTTTGGAATAGATGACATAAAGCACGAGCCAGTGAGGGACATCATCAACATCAGTTCGTCCGATGAGGAAGTTACATCGCCGGCGGTTGATGATAGTTCGTGTGCCTCGTCCAGCCCATTGAACTAGTTATATGAATGGTGGCCCTTTTTATCATAGTTTCGACGCATCTCCATTTGGGTTGTGGTATGTGTAAGATCAACAACGTTTTGAAGTATGCCCAGTATATATATGTGGTCAGGGGCATAAGTGCAGTAGGCTGTAATGAAGTAACTTTTATGATGATATATGCTAGAGCTTTCATGCTTATTAATGCACTTTATATGTTGCAACATATGGAAAAATGATGAGCTTTCATGCTTATATATATGCAGTAAAATGATCTTAAAACAAGTAAATGGAACATAAGATCTGGTTAAAAAACAAACATAGTAGAATATTATATACGCCAGTACCTAATTACAGATGAACCACTATTGACACTGAACCACTATTCATACTTGGGCATGCCATGTCCTACACACCAAAAGAACTATGGACTAGCAACGGACATAGCCATCATACTACCTAATTACATTATATATGCATCATATAATCCCCATAGCAACAACATCAGTACAAAAGACCAAGGATATTTGCTTCATATTCATTTACTCTTCCCTTGCAAGAGTCGCATCGCATAGGCAATGCGAGCATTGGTTGGCAGGCCCATGAATATCTCCAATCGCTCCACCTTATAAGCGAGGAGCTCGGTCACGTCAAATGTCTCCTCGAGAGAGAGACCCGGGATGAGCATGACCTGTTCAAATACAGCCTTCCTTGCTTGTGCGAGATCAAACTCATAACCGGTACGATTTGCCAACATCTCCAGCCTCTGCGCAGTGTTCCGGCTGATCTCCCCCATAAACTCCATTAGACTAGCTGATTCGTCCCTCTGTTTGCGCTTCTTCTTAGCACCGCTAGTAGTCCCTTCGCTTTGAATGCACTGACGGGCGCTCTCCTCAACAACGTCGTTTTCCAGCACATCTTCAACGTTAACGTGGTAACTCCCTGCAGGAGTGTTCAGCGCCGCATTCCCGCTGCGATACATATCAGTCACAACGTCCATAAGGTCCTCCGCATTGTCACCAGTCGCACGGTTCTTACCAAACACTTCTTTCCATGCATCAAGCATAGGCCACGACTTGTACCTCATTCCCCTCGCGTTCACATCTTTCTGCACATATATCAACAATAAGCTATAATTTTACCGCAAAAAACCCACAAAGTAAAAGCATAGACACAGACCTTCATGATGTCCGCCCACTGCTCGTCAGTAACATCTACCATGTGGTTTCCATGCACGTTGAACCCAGCACCGGTGACTCGTAAAATTCCCAAAAGGCTGTTGTAGTTTTTCTTCCAGGCAGATAACTTTGAATTGATGTGTGGAACTCCTTTCAAGTCTGTGCCTGGGTACACGCGCCTCATCGCTTCCTCGAGCTTATGAAGATAACCTCCTCTGAAGCCGTTATCTGACTTCCAGCCTTGAGCAACTAATTCCTTCAACGAGCTAAGGAGAGTCTCCTCTTCTTTGATAGCCCAAGTCCGGCGAGTCTTATCTGTTTTGTTGACACGGGCAGAGACCGCCTCACTGCTCTCTGTTTTACACACAAACAACACACATCCAATATTCAATCAAACAAGATCAGTAATCCCCTTTCGAAAGTATATAGATTGGTATCCAACACATACACCATAATCAAATTTCGGCAAAACTAAAATATTTCACTATTTAAGTAATGGAAGAACAGAACGCAGATTCCGGCAAATAAATGTGTCTAAATCTGAGCTAAACCCTATCTATCAGAGGATGAAAACGAGTAATGATGAACGTACCTTGTTGCTCCGAATTCATTTTTGCACCTTACGTTCAATCTCTTCACAATCGCCTGTAATTTCAGCCCACAGATATGAGCAAGTGAATCGTAAGGAAGGCATACCGTCGCCTGTAAAGGCTATTATATAAAGGCCGATTTTTTTTCCCTCCCAAAATCATCTCTATGGCGGGAGATAACAAAGGACACGCTTGggattaacaaaaaaatatgggGTTATAATTGTCATTTTCACAAATTAAAATAAGCTGAAAGGATGTTATCAAACACACAAGCCATATATCTTGGATCACTTTAATGGATTTCAAACGAGTACTAATGAAACATTACAGGCCCATCGGCCTTGCTATTTCCTTGGGTTGTGTTAAATGGGCTAAGCATATCAAGGGAAATCAAACGGGCCCCAAGTGACCTATCCACAAATGACTATCTTTTCAATATATTACTAGTATGGAATTCGTCAAATTTACTTAAATGATTGATAGAATACGcgtataaaaattaatttactttACGTAAACaaatatattatgttatattttaataaaataaaaaaatttgacctgaaatttaaattgtattattttatttagattttaatttatgatgtctaatgaaaaatttatttgtaatttaAAACTCTAGTTAAAAGATTACAAACTATACACTTTAGTTTATATGTTCATTTTGTAAATTAAAGCTTTATGAAAAAATGATCTGGGATTCAAAatttgtttaataaaaattacataaaatgtTTACTTTCGTTTAGGTTACAAACTGAAAAGAGTatcataaaatcaaaatatcaattttaattttataaatccacttttatatagattttatatGGGTTTATATTTTTGTCTCGTTCACTCAgtagttgattgatttgagcttatgtgcttattttattatttcaggATTTGATActctaattgattaattagtggACAAATATGAAGTTCGAATTTGGTTGATTGGTCCTAAAAATAATTGTAGCTCGTCTcaatacgagttcgtaggcgaaaacggatccaaaatctaACTTataacgagggagaacgggccgaaacaaaaacatcgGGCAGTGCAGTCCGCTGGGTCCCCAACGGCCGCCCCACTCTCACCCGCGCTACCCAACGCTCGCTC comes from Salvia miltiorrhiza cultivar Shanhuang (shh) chromosome 3, IMPLAD_Smil_shh, whole genome shotgun sequence and encodes:
- the LOC131018664 gene encoding uncharacterized protein LOC131018664, with the translated sequence MNSEQQESSEAVSARVNKTDKTRRTWAIKEEETLLSSLKELVAQGWKSDNGFRGGYLHKLEEAMRRVYPGTDLKGVPHINSKLSAWKKNYNSLLGILRVTGAGFNVHGNHMVDVTDEQWADIMKKDVNARGMRYKSWPMLDAWKEVFGKNRATGDNAEDLMDVVTDMYRSGNAALNTPAGSYHVNVEDVLENDVVEESARQCIQSEGTTSGAKKKRKQRDESASLMEFMGEISRNTAQRLEMLANRTGYEFDLAQARKAVFEQVMLIPGLSLEETFDVTELLAYKVERLEIFMGLPTNARIAYAMRLLQGKSK
- the LOC131014077 gene encoding uncharacterized protein LOC131014077; this translates as MIRRIPDQTKHLNRIIGFSDMDCILNLRMDRNTFGRLSNLLRVLGGLTDSRFVTVEEHVAMFLSVLAHHKKNRVVKFDFWRSGQTVSHYIHVVLKAILRLHVILMVKPTPVADDSTDGRWKWFKGCLGALDGTYINVMVSNTDKPRYRTRKGQISTNVLAICDQHMKFVYVLPGWEGSAADSRILRDAVSRVNGLKVPRGSYYLCDNGYANSEGFLTPYKGVRYHLKEWGPNVVRPQNREELFNLRHSRARNVIERAFGIMKMRWGVLRSTTYYPIKVQVRLIMACFVINNFIRSEMAVDPIEQAFDNLPNENEFLDGDHSEHIDTIEPSAEWTVHRDAIAQSMWQEYILQH